One Palaemon carinicauda isolate YSFRI2023 chromosome 4, ASM3689809v2, whole genome shotgun sequence DNA segment encodes these proteins:
- the LOC137639726 gene encoding uncharacterized protein — protein MTAAEIQDFVALAERQGYEGEALQGYVRELVNEARRKAEQEEFEKEREREHELKMREQDIQLTCAVAEDMKALLLSKHMAGKGKNAHAALPADKQGNFEAVRKALIEAYKLSPENWRRQWRRLTKSPTTSWSDWGFQKDRLNTLWVEAAKCTSYDNLLELFKIEDFHRNAPPALSIYISEKNPATFRACCEYADEYELVRFNSGPPSSVPSGKSKPRQNPISPTKCGHCGRSNHLEANCRLKLSGQSTESTKQTNKPKVKVAKPNYASAYCEVYLLRGIQRVPLRCMKAVEPEPETENAPPEEDKWLADIDLGEVPWLSEVAREPSSYSNESEPRTPETYSEGAVLLTTTGNEANPNTSPGVSGESEGEASISPEDLGSRTELIKSQLLDETLKTYREAAYSDEAEMTNLSKENFLLKEGVLFRVTRGPHDPAEALCRQVVVPRNLRLVVLRIPFHDVLVDYVGPLPRSKRGNRFLLTMIDRFTRYLEAVPTRCANASHAVRGLTQFFCRFGFPATVQSDKGSHFMAREFKAAMEYHGVHHQTSTAYHPESQGLVERSHQTLKTVLTKLGEAGSSDWEENLPYALFALRQARSETTGYSPFELLYAHSTRGPLDILYEAWEASSKASWVEELPDIQAKIRTAWEIAKASEAKVQGITKGHVDRKAQDRSFEVGDQVLVLRPGEQRPLSTKFTGPHKILGKKGKLNYLVDCGIRRAKWLHINLLKPYQQRANVVGTVTQVHSPESNSEVLANFKLVTPVLDTVKRDIVKNLLLQHPQVVRDTLGRTQLLEHKIDLVPGTCPIHKIAAQLRSH, from the exons atgactgctgcggaaattcaggactttgtggcccttgcagagcgacaaggttacgaaggagaggcattgcaaggCTATGTGCGGGAGCTTGTGAATGAGGCCCGGAGGAAAGCCGAGCAGgaagagtttgagaaggagagagagcgagagcatgaattgaagatgcgggaacaggatatccagcta acgtgtgccgtagcggaggatatgaaggccctactactgtcaaagcatatggcggggaaagggaagaatgcGCATGCTGCGCTCCCTGCCGATAAACAGGGTAATTTTGAGGCCGTCAGGAAGGCCTTGATTGAGGCCTATAAACTAAGTCCTGAAAATTGGCGCCGTCAGTGGCGTAGGCTCACCAAGTCCCCCACGACATCTTGGTCTGATTGGGGTTTTCAGAAGGATAGGCTCAATACCCTTTGGGTCGAGGCTGCAAAGTGCACTTCTTACGACAACCTCCTAGAGCTCTTCAAAATTGAGGACTTCCACAGGAACGCCCCACCGGCGCTCTCAATTTACATATCTGAGAAAAATCCAGCCACGTTTAGAGCATGCTGCGAGTATGCTGATGAGTACGAGCTAGTCCGGTTCAACTCGGGGCCCCCCAGCTCAGTCCCATCGGGTAAGTCTAAGCCCCGGCAAAATCCGATCTCCCCTACCAAGTGTGGCCATTGCGGGAGATCTAACCACTTGGAAGCCAACTGTCGGCTGAAGCTATCCGGTCAGTCAACTGAGTCCACGAAGCAGACGAATaagcccaaggttaaggtggcgaagccgaactatgccagtgcatactgcgaggtat acctcctaagaggcatacagcgtgtgcccctcaggtgcatgaaagcaGTTGAGCCGGAGCCCGAGACTGAGAATGCCcctcctgaagaagacaaatggctagctgacattgaccttggagaagtaccttggctaagtgaggtggcgcgagagccctcctcctatagcaatgagtctgagcctcgtaccccGGAAACCTATTCGGAAGGAGCGGTGCTGCTCACCACCACAGGGAATGAAGCTAACCCAAATACTAGCCCAGGGGTCTCGGGGGAGTCTGAGGGAGAAGCGTCCATTTCCCCAGAGGACCTCGGGAGTCGGACGGAGCTTATCAAATCTCAGTTGTTGGACGAGACGCTGAAAACCTACAGGGAAGCTGCTTACTCAGACGAAGCAGAGATGACTAACCTCTCAAAGGAGAATTTCCTGCTGAAGGAAGGGGTGCTCTTCAGAGTCACCCGAGGCCCTCACGATCCTGCAGAAGCCctttgccggcaagtagttgttccccgtaatctccgcttggtggtgctac GTATCCCCTTCCATGATGTACTAGTGGATTATGTGGGTCCCCTGCCCCGTAGTAAGCGTGGAAATCGTTTCTTATTAACCATGATTGATCGGTTCACGCGCTACCTCGAAGCTGTACCGACCAGGTGCGCCAATGCCAGTCATGCTGTCAGGGGCCTGACACAATTTTTTTGTAGGTTTGGGTTCCCAGCCACAGTCCAGTCGGATAAGGGCTCTCACTTCATGGCAAGAGAGTTTAAGGCAGCAATGGAGTACCATGGTGTCCACCACCAGACCTCTACGGCATATCACCCAGAGAGCCAAGGACTCGTGGAGCGCTCCCACCAAACACTAAAAACAGTCTTGACGAAGTTAGGGGAGGCTGGCTCTTCGGATTGGGAGGAGAACTTGCCTTACGCTCTGTTCGCCCTCCGCCAAGCACGCTCAGAAACCACAGGATACAGCCCTTTTGAGTTGTTGTACGCTCACTCCACACGTGGGCCACTTGACATACTCTATGAAGCTTGGGAGGCctcctccaaggcctcctgggtGGAAGAGCTGCCAGATATACAGGCTAAGATACGAACTGCCTGGGAAATTGCCAAGGCTTCCGAGGCGAAGGTACAGGGCATCACAAAAGGTCACGTAGATCGTAAAGCCCAGGATCGAAGTTTTGAGgtgggagaccaagttctggttctccgcccaggggaacagagaccgttaagcacaaaatttacgggccctcacaagattcttgggaagaagggtaaattaaattaCCTAGTGGATTGTGGCATAAGGCGAGCCAAGTGGCTCCATATCAACCTGCTTAAGCCCTATCAACAAAGGGCCAATGTGGTGGGTACTGTTACCCAGGTCCACTCACCCGAGAGCAACTCCGAGGTCCTGGCCAACTTTAAGCTGGTCACCCCTGTGTTGGACACTGTTAAGAGGGATATTGTCAAGAACCTCCTGCTACAGCACCCACAGGTAGTGCGAGACACACTGGGTCGCACCCAACTACTAGAACACAAGATTGACTTGGTCCCAGGAACGTGTCCGATCC ATAAAATTGCAGCTCAGCTTAGGtctcattga